In Streptomyces sp. P9-A4, the genomic window ACGATCGACGACTCGGAGCCCCGCCGCTTCGCCGTGGTCGCCATCCGCGACGGCCGCGAGGTCGCGCCGACCGCCCCTGGCATGCCCGACCAGACGGCGCTGCCGGAGAAGGGGCCGGCCGCGGGCTTCGGCCCCGACCCCGCCCAGGCCTTCCACCGGGTCGGCTGCATCGCCGACGCGGCGTCGATCAGGGAGCGCGCGGACGGCAGCTTCGAGGTGATGGCCACCGGCACGACCCGGGTGAAGCTGCTGTCGGTCGACGCGAGCGGGCCGTTCCTGGCCGGCGAGGTCGAGGAGATCCCGGAGGAGCAGGGCGAGGAGGCCGGCACCCTCTCCGAGGGGGTGCTGCGGGCCTTCCGCAGCTACCAGAAGCGGCTGGCGGGGGCTCGGGAGCGTTCGCTGACGACGAGCGAGCTGCCGGACGACCCCTCGGTGGTGTCGTACCTGGTCGCGGCGGCGGCCGTGCTGGACATCCCGTCGAAGCAGCGGCTGCTCCAGGCCCCGGACACGGCGACCCGGCTGCGCGAGGAGCTGGCGCTGCTGCGCGCGGAGACGGCGGTCATCCGGCATCTGCCGTCGCTGCCGGTGGTGGACCTGACGCAGGCCCCGACGTACCCGAACTGAGCCGGGGGACCGAGCCCGGTCCCCTCGGGATCCCGAGGAAGAGCGCGCGTGGCGAAGAAGCAGAAGAAGAACAGCGGCGGCACCCCGGCGACGGTGGCCCTGACCGCGGCCGGCACTCCGTTCACCCTGCACGCGTACGAGCACGACCCGGCCTCCCCGTCGTACGGCGAGGAGGCGGCGGAGGCCCTGGGCGTCTCCCCCGACCGCGTCTTCAAGACGCTGGTCGCGGACGTCGACGGCGAGCTGACCGTCGCGGTGGTCCCGGTCGCGGGCCAGCTGGACCTGAAGGCGCTGGCCTCTGCGGTCGGCGGCAAGCGGGCGGCGATGGCCGACCCGGCGGCGGCGGAGCGCACCACGGGGTACGTCCGGGGCGGCATCTCCCCGCTCGGGCAGCGCAAGCGGCTCCGTACGGTCCTGGACGCCTCGGCCTCGGACCACGCGTCCATCTGTGTATCGGCGGGGCGGCGCGGCCTGGAGGTGGAGCTCTCCCCCGCCGACCTGGCCGCCCTCACCTCGGCGGTCGTGGCCCCCATCGGCCGCGTCTGACGTCCGGCGCGGCCGAGGTGCGGGCCGGGTCCGTCAGCTGGGGCTCGGGCCCTGGGTGTACGGCTTCGGCTGGTCCCAGGGGTCCGGTTCCGGGTCGCGCGGGCCGAAGACGGCCGTGAGCGCCAGGTGCACGATCATCGCGGCGAGCGGCCAGGCCAGCATGGCGGCTGCCGCCAGGTTCAGTTCGAGAGGCGCCTCGAAGGCGACATTGGGCCCGACCGCCTTGGCATGGGCGACGACATCGCCGGTCGGCCCGAAGTAGACGCCGAGGCCCCAGGCGAGGAGTGAGCCGAGGACGCCGCCGATCGCGAGCCCGAGTACCAGCGGGACGCCGCCCTTGCGGCGCAGCAGGAAGACGACGATCGCGGCGACCGCCCCGAAGGCCAGGGCGAGCAGGACGAACGTTCCGTCGGCGCCGATGGCCGCCTCTCCCTCCGAGTTGCTGAGGTAGACGCCCCTGCCGTCCGAGACGAGCAGGACGCGGGGGGCCAGGTTCAGCCAGAGCACTCCGAGCAGCGCGCCCGCGAGGGCCGAGACGACGGTCACCAGGACACCCTGCAGGACCTCGGCCGCCGTGATCGGGTCGCCGGCCGGGCCGTGCGGCGGCGGGGGCGGCGGGGCCCCGTCGGAATCGTGCGGTGTCGGCTGGTGAGGCGGAGTCAGGGGTGCGGTCACCCCGCCATCGTGCCAGGTGTCCCTGTGGCCCGCCTCAGCGGACGGCGGCCCGCCGGTAGGCCCCGGTGGCGACCGCCAGGGAGACCACGCCGACCGCCGCGCACACACCGAGGTCGAGGACGACGGCGGCCCAGTCGGGGTGGGGGGCGAAGGTGCGGGCCAGGGCCTCCACGCCGTACGTCGACGGCAGCAGGTCCCGGGCCCAGCCGATGGGCTCGGGCAGCCGCTCGGCCGGGAGCACGCCGAGGAGCAGCGCGGCCGACATGCCGAGCTGGCCGAGGAGGGTGGCGAGTTCCTGGCGGGGCGCGAGGAGGCCGAGGGCCGCGCCGAGGCCGGCCAGGGCCGCTCCGGCGAGCGGGACGACGGCGGCGAGGATCCACAGGTTGCCGAGCGGCAGCCCGAAGAGCACGGAGCCGATGACGGCGGTGACGGCGGTGCCGGGCACGGTGAAGGAGGCGTACGCGCCTGCCGCGCCGAGCACGACGGCGGCGGGCGGTACGGGCAGCGTGGCGTAGTGGTCGAGGCCGCCGGTCGCCCGCAGCTGCCCGAAGTACTGCGCGAGCAGGTTGAGGGCGACGAAGGCGACGACGAGGACGGTGGAGCCGGCCACGACGGCCCGCGCCTCGGACCCGCCGTCGACGACCCCGCGCATCAGGACCATGATCCCGACGGACTGGAAGGTGGCGACGAAGAGCAGCGGGATGCGGGCGACCCGGGCGCGGGAGAGCTGCGCCCGGTAGACGGCGGCCAGGGCCGGCAGCAGCCGGGCGCGCGGGGCGAGGGGCGCGGCGGCGTCCTCGTCGGCGCGGGACTGGACGGTGGGCGCGCCGGTCGGCAGGACCTCGGCGGGCACGGTGCTCACTGCGTACAGCTCCTGACGGTCACGGGCGGGTCGTGGCGGGTCACGCCTTCACCAGTCCCTCGGCCGCGCCGCCCAGCGCGAGGTACACGTCCTCCAGGCTGGGGGTGGCCAGGGTGAAGTCGTCGAGTGCGGCGAAGGCGGCGCCGCCGGTGACGGTGGCGACGGCGGCGCGGGCCGCGTCGGGGGCGAGGCGGAGGATCCAGCGCCGGCCGGTCTCCTGGGCGAGTCCGCGCAGGGCGGCGACCTCGGGGAGGTGGAGCGGGGCGGACTCGCGCCAGACCAGCTCGACGCGGACCTCGCCCGCGACGCGTTCCTTGAGTCCGGTGGGGGTGTCGCAGGCGATGACCCGGCCGCGGTCGAGGACGGCGACCCGGTCGAGGACGGTCTCGGCCTCGATGACGTTGTGGGTGACGAGCAGCACGGTGGCGCCGTGCTCGGCGCGCCGCCGGTCGACGGCCGCCCAGACGGCGCGGCGGGCGACGGGGTCCATACCGGTGGTGGGTTCGTCGAGGACGAGGACGGGGCGGTGGCCGACGAGCGCGGCGGCGAAGCAGGCGAGTCGCCGCTGTCCGCCGGAGAGCTTCTTGAGGGGCCGGGAGGCGAGCGGGCCGAGGCCCAGCTCGTCCAGGACGGCGTCGCGCCCGGCGCGGGCGTCGGCGGCGGTGAGGCCGCGCAGCCGTCCGGTGGTCTCGGCGGCGAGGGAGACGGTCAGCTCGTCGAGGGCGGTGGACTCCTGGCCGAGGTAGGCGAGGAGCCGGGCGGCCCGTTCGGGGTGGCGGACGAGGTCGTGGCCGAGGAGGCGGACGGTGCCGGAGTCGGGGCGCATGAGGCCGGTGAGCTGGCGGACGAGGGTGGACTTGCCGGCTCCGTTGGGTCCGAGCAGACCGAAGATCTCGCCGCCGCGCACGTCGAGGTCGATCCCGTCGGTGGCCCGCACCTCGGGTGTCGCGGGCGCACCGCGCCCGCCGCGCGTGGCGGGGTACGTCTTGACCAGATCCCGCACCACGCACACCGTACTCACGGGGGAAGAGCCTACGGGGTCGCCGGGCCCGCTCCGGGCGCGGGGGCGCGTTCGGCGGCGGCGCGGACGTCGATCTCGCGCCAGAATCCGGCCCGGATCGCGTACCGGTCGTGCTCGTCGATCTGGTCGTCCTTGTGGGCGAGGAGGCCGAACCGTGCCGCGTAGCGGAGGAGTTCGCCGTCGATGCGGTGCGGGATGCGGGGGTAGAGGGTGGACAGCTTCTGGACGTGGGTCTGCTCGGGGAGCCGCTCCATCCACCGGCGGGCGAACACCTGTCCGACCTCGAACGGGTCACCGCCGACGGTGGTGATGTCCTCCTCGCGGTCCGCCCAGCGCTGCTCGGCGCTGGTGAGGGCGGCGAGGGTGGGCAGGGAGGCGGTCTCGGCCGGTTCGCCGAGGGGGGCGGCCGGGCGCTCGACCCAGCCCCGGTCGGAGGACCAGCGGAGCGCGCTCGCGCCCTGCGGGACGGAGGCGCTCCCGGGGCTTCCGGGGCCGCGCAGGCCCGCGAGGTCCTTGGGGGTGGGGACGCCCTTGCCGGGGGCCGGGACGGGGCCGCCGTCGCCGTGGGTGTGCTCGTCGTCCCGGACGTGGCCGGCGCCGTTGTGGACGTGGGGGCCGCCGTGGACGTGCTCGTCGGCGCGGAGGTGGCCGTTGGGGTGGACGTGGCCGTTGCCGTGGACGTGGTCTCCGTCGGCGGTGGAGCCCTCCGCCGAGGCGGCGGCCTCGGCGGCCCGTTCGGCGGAGGCGGCGAGGGCGGCTTCCGGGAGCGGCGCCGAGAGGATGGCGGCGATCTCGGGGCGAGGGGCCGGCGCGGGCGAGCAGAGGCCGCTGAGGTCCTTGGCGCGAACGGCGCGGGTGATCCAGGCCCGGTCGAGGACCCGCCGCTCGTCGGCCTCGGCGACCAGGTCCTCGGACTGGTTGTAGTCGCCGTCGGCGGCCTGGACGGCCCAGAGGTGGACGGCGACGCCGTGCTCCTTGGCCGACATCAGACCGGGCAGCAGGTCGCCGTCGCCGGTGACCAGCACGATGTCGGAGCAGGCCCGGTTCCTGGCCAGCTCGGTCAGCTCGGTGTGCATGGCCGCGTCGACGCCCTTCTGGGCCCAGCGTCCGTCGCTCCTCGTCAGGGCGCCGAGCCGCACGGTGACCCGGGGCATCACCCGCAGTCTGCGGTGCTCGGGCTGGGGCACCCGGTCGGGCGCGCCGTCGAACCAGTAGATCCGCAGCAGGGGCAGCGCGGTCTCCGCCTCGGCGCGCTGGCGCAGCTGCTGGATGAGCCCGGCGTGATCGACGGTGATCCGTGAGCGGGCCGGTTCCCCGGCGAGAAGACTGGCGGCGGCGCCCAGCAGGTAGCCGGCGTCCACCAGGACGACGCAGCGGTCCACGTGTTCCACCCTCTTTCGGGAACCTCGGGATCGGAAGTTGCTTCGGATTTCCTTCGAGTCTGCCCGAAGGGCGGGGGCTCGACGGCCGGAACTGGATCATCGGCGTGGCGGATGTCACGTCCGGAGGACCCTTACGCTCCGTAATGATCCAACATGCGGCGGTTCGTACGGTATGTGAGTCTGACAGCGGCCCTGGCCCCTAGGTCCCTTTGAGGAGGCATCCCCATGGCCAAGAACCGCAATCAGAACCGCAGCCAGAAGCAGCAGCAGCAGTCGCCGGCCGAGCGCGGCGCCCAGCAGGCGCAGCAGTCGGCGATGGAATCCCAGGCCGAACAGCGCGCCAGCCAGGTCACGCCTGGTGACATGGCGCGCAAGGGCCGTCAGAAGCGCTTCGGCCACAACTGACGGATCCCGAGTACGGCAAAGGGGCGCGCCCGTGACGACGGGCGCGCCCCTTGCGCGTACGGGAGACTCTGCCGGTCAGCCCGCCAGGCAGGACGGGCCGAGCAGCACCTTCAGGTCGCCGAAGAGCGCCGGGTCGGCCTGCACCCGGTGCCGGTCGAGCCGGAGCACGGTGGTCTTCCGGGGGCCCTGGAGCTTGATCCGCACCTCGGTGTTGCCCTTGTGGTGGCCCAGGATCTCGCCGAGCCGGGTGACCATCGGCGGGGTGACCTTCACGGTGGGGATGGTGAGGATCACGGGTGCGTTGGTCCCGGCGTTCGACAGGTCGGGGACCATCAGCTCCATGGCGACCAGACGGGGGATGTCCTCGCGCTTGTCGAGCCGTCCCTTGACGAAGACGACGGTGTCCTCGACGAGCTGGGTGGAGACCAGCTGGTACGTGGCCGGGAAGAACATGCACTCGATGGAACCGGCCAGGTCCTCGACGGTGGCGATCGCCCAGGCGTTGCCCTGCTTGGTCATCTTGCGCTGGAGGCCGGAGATGATGCCGCCGATGGTGACGACCGCGCCGTCGGAGTGCTCGCCGCCGGTGAGCTGGGAGATCGCCGCGTCCGTCTTGTCGGAGAGGACGTGCTCGATGCCGAAGAGCGGGTGGTCGGAGACGTAGAGGCCGAGCATCTCGCGCTCCTGGGCGAGCAGGTACGACTTCTCCCACTCGACGTCGGAGAACTCGACGTCCAGGCCGAAGCCGGGCTCGTCGCTCGTCTCCTCGCCCATGCCGCCGAAGAGGTCGAACTGCCCCTCGGCCTCCTTGCGCTTGACCGCCACCACGTTGTCGATCATCGGTTCGTGGTGGGCGACCATGCCCTTGCGGGTGTGGCCCATCTCGTCGAAGGCGCCGGCCTTGATCAGCGACTCGACGGTCCGCTTGTTGCAGACGACGGCCTCGACCTTGTCGAGGAAGTCGGGGAAGGTGCCGTACTTCCCCTTCGCCTTGCGCGACTTGATGATCGACTCGACGACGTTGGTGCCGACGTTCCGCACGGCGGAGAGGCCGAAGAGGATCACGTCGTCGCCCTGGGCGGCGAAGTTCGACTCGGACTCGTTCACGTTCGGCGGGAGCACCTTGATGCCCATGCGGCGGCACTCGTTGAGGTAGACGGCGGACTTGTCCTTGTCGTCCTTGACCGAGGTGAGCAGACCGGCCATGTACTCGGCGGGGTAGTTCGCCTTGAGGTACGCGGTCCAGTAGGAGACCAGGCCGTACGCGGCGGAGTGCGCCTTGTTGAAGGCGTAGCCGGCGAAGGGGACCAGGACGTCCCAGAGCGCCTGGATCGCCTCGTCGCTGTAGCCGTTCCTCTTCGCGCCCTCCTGGAAGATGACGAAGTTCTTCGCCAGCTCCTCGGGCTTCTTCTTGCCCATCACTCGGCGCAGGATGTCGGCCTCGCCGAGCGAGTACCCGGCGATGATCTGGGCGGCCTTCTGCACCTGCTCCTGGTACACGATCAGGCCGTAGGTGACCGCGAGCACCTCTTCGAGCGGCTTCTCCAGCTCGGGGTGGATCGGGGTGATCTCCTGCTGCTTGTTCTTGCGCAGGGCGTAGTTCGTGTGCGAGTTCATGCCCATCGGGCCCGGCCGGTACAGGGCCGAGACGGCGGAGATGTCTTCGAAGTTGTCGGGCTTCATCAGCCGCAGCAGCGAGCGCATGGGGCCGCCGTCGAACTGGAAGACACCGAGCGTGTCACCACGGCAGAGCAGTTCGTACGTCTTGGGGTCGTCCAGCGGGAGGGCCAGCAGGTCGAGCTCGACGCCCTTGTTGGCCTTCACCATCTTGACGGCGTCGTCCATGATCGTGAGGTTCCTGAGGCCCAGGAAGTCCATCTTGATCAGGCCGAGCGACTCGCACTGGGGGTAGTCCCACTGCGTGATGGTCACACCGTCCGTGTGCCGCACCCAGATCGGCGCGTGGTCGACGATGGGCTCGCTGGACATGATGACGCCGGCCGCGTGCACGCCCATCTGGCGGACCAGGCCCTCGACGCCGCGGGCGGTGTCGATGACCTTCTTGACGTCCGGCTCGTTCTCGTACATCGCGCGGATCTCGCCGGCCTCGCCGTAGCGGGGGTGCGAGGGGTCGGTGATGCCGTTGAGGTCGATGCCCTTGCCGAGGACGTCGGCGGGCATGGCCTTGGTGAGCCGGTCGCCCATGGCGTAGGGGTAGCCGAGGACGCGCGCGGAGTCCTTGATGGCGTTCTTCGCCTTGATCTTGCCGTAGGTGCCGATCATGGCGACCTTGTCGGAGCCGTACTTCTCCGTCACGTACCGGATCACCTCGACGCGCCGGCGCTCGTCGAAGTCGATGTCGACATCCGGCATCGAGACGCGCTCGGGGTTGAGGAAGCGCTCGAAGATCAGTCCGTGCGGGATCGGGTCGAGGTCGGTGATGCCCATGGCGTACGCGACGATCGAGCCGGCCGCGGAGCCTCGGCCGGGGCCCACGGCGATGCCCTGCTTCTTCGCCCACATGATGAAGTCGGCGACGACGAGGAAGTAGCCGGGGAAGCCCATCGAGATGATGGTGTCCATCTCGTACTCGACCTGCTTCATGCGGTCCTCGGGGATGCCCCCGGGGAAGCGGCGGTGCATGCCCCGCATGGTCTCCTCGCGGAACCAGGTCGTGTCGGTGTACCCCTCCGGGATGTCGAACTTCGGCATGAGGTTCTTCTCGACGAACATGCCGTCCGTGCTGATCTGCTCCGCGACCAGGAGGGTGTTGCGGCAGCCCTCCTGCCAGGCGTCCGAGGAGTCGATGGCGTACATCTCGTCCGTGGACTTGAGGTAGTAGCCGGTGCCGTCGAAGCGGAAGCGGTCCGGGTCGGAGAGGTTCTTGCCGGTCTGGATGCAGAGCAGGGCGTCGTGCGCGGTCGACTCGTGCGCGTACGTGTAGTGCGAGTCGTTGGTGACCAGCGGCGGGATGCCGAGCTTCTTGCCGATCTCCAGGAGTCCGTCGCGGACCCGGCGCTCGATCTCGATGCCGTGGTCCATCAGCTCCAGGAAGTACCGGTCCTTGCCGAAGATGTCCTGGTACTCGGAGGCGGATTTCAGGGCCTCGTCGAACTGGCCGAGGCGGAGCCGGGTCTGCAGCTCGCCGGAGGGGCAGCCGGTGGAGGCGATGAGCCCCTCCGACCACTTCGAGATGGTCTCCTTGTCCATCCGGGGCCACTTCTGCAGCCAGCCCTCGGCGTACGCGTCGGAGGACAGCTTGAAGAGGTTGTGGAGTCCGGTGGCGTTGGCCGCCCAGATCGTCTTGTGGGTGTAACCGCCGGAACCGGAGACGTCGTCCCGCTTCTGGTGCGGCTGGCCCCACTGGATCTTCCGCTTGTTGCGCCGGGACTCCGGGGCGACGTACGCCTCGATGCCGATGATCGGCGTCACACCGGCCTTCTTCGCGGTGTGGAAGAAGTCGTACGCCCCGTGCAGGTTGCCGTGGTCGGACATGGCGATATGGGTCATGCCCATCTCGTTGCACGCGTTGAACATGTCCTTGAGCCGCGCGGCACCGTCCAGCAGCGAGTACTGGGTGTGGACGTGGAGGTGCGTGAAGGGCGGCTTGGTCACGGGGGAGGCCTCCGGCTGAATTTCTGGGGGGACAGCGTGGAAGTCTACGTCGGCCGACTGACAGCGCGCGGGCACTCGCCGGTACGGTCGAGCGTTGGGAGACCGGGAACACCTGTCCCATTTGTCATGAGCAGTCTTGCACCAGGAGGCACCCTCGATGTCGGTCCCGCAGCCCACCGCAGCCGAGCGCGGTGAGCACATCCTCACCGTCTTCGACACCGCCTTCGGCGCGCTCCTCGCCGCCGACCCGGCGGCCTTCCGGGTCAAGTTCCGCAAGATGGCCGGCTCCGCCTTCGCCTTCTACCGGGGCACCGCCTGCCTCTTCTACGCGGACCTGGAGCGGGAGGCCCGCGGCGGCCCCTACCTGGACGAGCGCACCGGCCGGGTCTGGATCCACGGCGATCTGCACGCCGAGAACTTCGGCACGTACATGGACGCCAACGGACGCCTGATCTTCAACGTCAACGACTTCGACGAG contains:
- a CDS encoding ABC transporter ATP-binding protein, coding for MSTVCVVRDLVKTYPATRGGRGAPATPEVRATDGIDLDVRGGEIFGLLGPNGAGKSTLVRQLTGLMRPDSGTVRLLGHDLVRHPERAARLLAYLGQESTALDELTVSLAAETTGRLRGLTAADARAGRDAVLDELGLGPLASRPLKKLSGGQRRLACFAAALVGHRPVLVLDEPTTGMDPVARRAVWAAVDRRRAEHGATVLLVTHNVIEAETVLDRVAVLDRGRVIACDTPTGLKERVAGEVRVELVWRESAPLHLPEVAALRGLAQETGRRWILRLAPDAARAAVATVTGGAAFAALDDFTLATPSLEDVYLALGGAAEGLVKA
- the ybaK gene encoding Cys-tRNA(Pro) deacylase, whose protein sequence is MAKKQKKNSGGTPATVALTAAGTPFTLHAYEHDPASPSYGEEAAEALGVSPDRVFKTLVADVDGELTVAVVPVAGQLDLKALASAVGGKRAAMADPAAAERTTGYVRGGISPLGQRKRLRTVLDASASDHASICVSAGRRGLEVELSPADLAALTSAVVAPIGRV
- a CDS encoding DUF2567 domain-containing protein, producing the protein MTAPLTPPHQPTPHDSDGAPPPPPPHGPAGDPITAAEVLQGVLVTVVSALAGALLGVLWLNLAPRVLLVSDGRGVYLSNSEGEAAIGADGTFVLLALAFGAVAAIVVFLLRRKGGVPLVLGLAIGGVLGSLLAWGLGVYFGPTGDVVAHAKAVGPNVAFEAPLELNLAAAAMLAWPLAAMIVHLALTAVFGPRDPEPDPWDQPKPYTQGPSPS
- a CDS encoding ABC transporter permease, which encodes MSTVPAEVLPTGAPTVQSRADEDAAAPLAPRARLLPALAAVYRAQLSRARVARIPLLFVATFQSVGIMVLMRGVVDGGSEARAVVAGSTVLVVAFVALNLLAQYFGQLRATGGLDHYATLPVPPAAVVLGAAGAYASFTVPGTAVTAVIGSVLFGLPLGNLWILAAVVPLAGAALAGLGAALGLLAPRQELATLLGQLGMSAALLLGVLPAERLPEPIGWARDLLPSTYGVEALARTFAPHPDWAAVVLDLGVCAAVGVVSLAVATGAYRRAAVR
- a CDS encoding LON peptidase substrate-binding domain-containing protein; translated protein: MTTARLPLFPLNTVLFPGLVLPLNVFEERYRAMMRELLTIDDSEPRRFAVVAIRDGREVAPTAPGMPDQTALPEKGPAAGFGPDPAQAFHRVGCIADAASIRERADGSFEVMATGTTRVKLLSVDASGPFLAGEVEEIPEEQGEEAGTLSEGVLRAFRSYQKRLAGARERSLTTSELPDDPSVVSYLVAAAAVLDIPSKQRLLQAPDTATRLREELALLRAETAVIRHLPSLPVVDLTQAPTYPN
- a CDS encoding NYN domain-containing protein, whose translation is MEHVDRCVVLVDAGYLLGAAASLLAGEPARSRITVDHAGLIQQLRQRAEAETALPLLRIYWFDGAPDRVPQPEHRRLRVMPRVTVRLGALTRSDGRWAQKGVDAAMHTELTELARNRACSDIVLVTGDGDLLPGLMSAKEHGVAVHLWAVQAADGDYNQSEDLVAEADERRVLDRAWITRAVRAKDLSGLCSPAPAPRPEIAAILSAPLPEAALAASAERAAEAAASAEGSTADGDHVHGNGHVHPNGHLRADEHVHGGPHVHNGAGHVRDDEHTHGDGGPVPAPGKGVPTPKDLAGLRGPGSPGSASVPQGASALRWSSDRGWVERPAAPLGEPAETASLPTLAALTSAEQRWADREEDITTVGGDPFEVGQVFARRWMERLPEQTHVQKLSTLYPRIPHRIDGELLRYAARFGLLAHKDDQIDEHDRYAIRAGFWREIDVRAAAERAPAPGAGPATP
- the dnaE gene encoding DNA polymerase III subunit alpha, which produces MTKPPFTHLHVHTQYSLLDGAARLKDMFNACNEMGMTHIAMSDHGNLHGAYDFFHTAKKAGVTPIIGIEAYVAPESRRNKRKIQWGQPHQKRDDVSGSGGYTHKTIWAANATGLHNLFKLSSDAYAEGWLQKWPRMDKETISKWSEGLIASTGCPSGELQTRLRLGQFDEALKSASEYQDIFGKDRYFLELMDHGIEIERRVRDGLLEIGKKLGIPPLVTNDSHYTYAHESTAHDALLCIQTGKNLSDPDRFRFDGTGYYLKSTDEMYAIDSSDAWQEGCRNTLLVAEQISTDGMFVEKNLMPKFDIPEGYTDTTWFREETMRGMHRRFPGGIPEDRMKQVEYEMDTIISMGFPGYFLVVADFIMWAKKQGIAVGPGRGSAAGSIVAYAMGITDLDPIPHGLIFERFLNPERVSMPDVDIDFDERRRVEVIRYVTEKYGSDKVAMIGTYGKIKAKNAIKDSARVLGYPYAMGDRLTKAMPADVLGKGIDLNGITDPSHPRYGEAGEIRAMYENEPDVKKVIDTARGVEGLVRQMGVHAAGVIMSSEPIVDHAPIWVRHTDGVTITQWDYPQCESLGLIKMDFLGLRNLTIMDDAVKMVKANKGVELDLLALPLDDPKTYELLCRGDTLGVFQFDGGPMRSLLRLMKPDNFEDISAVSALYRPGPMGMNSHTNYALRKNKQQEITPIHPELEKPLEEVLAVTYGLIVYQEQVQKAAQIIAGYSLGEADILRRVMGKKKPEELAKNFVIFQEGAKRNGYSDEAIQALWDVLVPFAGYAFNKAHSAAYGLVSYWTAYLKANYPAEYMAGLLTSVKDDKDKSAVYLNECRRMGIKVLPPNVNESESNFAAQGDDVILFGLSAVRNVGTNVVESIIKSRKAKGKYGTFPDFLDKVEAVVCNKRTVESLIKAGAFDEMGHTRKGMVAHHEPMIDNVVAVKRKEAEGQFDLFGGMGEETSDEPGFGLDVEFSDVEWEKSYLLAQEREMLGLYVSDHPLFGIEHVLSDKTDAAISQLTGGEHSDGAVVTIGGIISGLQRKMTKQGNAWAIATVEDLAGSIECMFFPATYQLVSTQLVEDTVVFVKGRLDKREDIPRLVAMELMVPDLSNAGTNAPVILTIPTVKVTPPMVTRLGEILGHHKGNTEVRIKLQGPRKTTVLRLDRHRVQADPALFGDLKVLLGPSCLAG